The Triticum aestivum cultivar Chinese Spring chromosome 7B, IWGSC CS RefSeq v2.1, whole genome shotgun sequence genome window below encodes:
- the LOC123156885 gene encoding uncharacterized protein: MPLPRSKARRKGFRSQLEQEVLRLQEVLREETALHAILDNALDHAAVTLADMSYLPTHAQELLSNISAMEAAVSTLEEEMVALHFQLIQERNERRLVEYRANAKQRPLPLCSHRSAAKPEPESDDTASDTSNSTRGEKPHPSAAAPKLHRQFSVKALGGGANPNHLSEDIVRCMRNIFISLSDSCREASRTTPSSAAGESQRAGPSPSGIAAFWSLSEPSSISSWVQSPQVDLNQNNNLLASETVFDPYKAREKLSWADIGGYGAASEVSWMSAGKKQLEYAAESLRKFRLLIEQLAEVNPVHLGDDARLAFWINLYNALLMHAYLAYGVPRSDMKLFSLMQKAAYTIGGNSFSAAFIEYVILKMKPPNHRPQMALLLALQKIKSPEDQRKFCISTAEPLLTFALSCGMYSSPAVKIYTASNVREELQDAQRDFIRASVGVSRKGKLLIPKMLHCFARGFVDDNSFPIWISHFLPQQQATFVEHCVSQRRQSLLGTRTFGIIPFDSRFRYLFLPDMGSSN; the protein is encoded by the exons ATGCCGTTGCCGCGGAGCAAGGCTAGGAGGAAGGGCTTCCGGTCGCAGCTGGAGCAGGAGGTGCTGCGGCTGCAGGAGGTGCTGCGGGAGGAGACGGCGCTGCACGCCATCCTCGACAACGCGCTCGACCACGCCGCCGTCACCCTCGCCGACATGTCCTACCTCCCCACCCAC GCCCAGGAGCTGCTCTCCAACATCTCCGCCATGGAGGCCGCCGTCTCCACGCTGGAGGAGGAGATGGTCGCCCTGCACTTCCAGCTCATCCAGGAGCGCAACGAGCGGCGCCTCGTCGAGTACCGCGCCAACGCCAAGCAGCGGCCGCTCCCCCTCTGCTCCCACCGCTCCGCCGCCAAACCCGAGCCCGAATCCGAC GACACGGCGAGCGACACCAGCAACTCCACCAGAGGGGAGAAGCCCCACCCCAGCGCCGCGGCCCCGAAGCTGCACAGGCAGTTCTCCGTCAAGGCCCTCGGCGGCGGCGCCAACCCGAACCACCTGTCGGAGGACATCGTGCGGTGCATGCGGAACATCTTCATCTCGCTCTCCGACTCCTGCCGGGAGGCCTCCCGGACcaccccctcctccgccgccggggaGAGCCAGCGTGCCGGCCCGTCGCCCAGTGGGATCGCCGCCTTCTGGTCGCTGTCCGAGCCGTCCTCCATCTCCTCCTGGGTGCAGAGCCCCCAGGTCGACCTCAACCAGAACAACAACCTGCTGGCATCCGAGACCGTCTTCGACCCGTACAAGGCCCGGGAGAAGCTCAGCTGGGCCGACATCGGCGGCTACGGCGCCGCGTCGGAGGTCTCGTGGATGTCCGCCGGGAAGAAGCAGCTCGAGTACGCCGCAGAGTCGCTACGGAAGTTCAG GTTGCTGATTGAGCAGCTGGCAGAAGTAAACCCTGTTCATCTCGGCGACGATGCGAGATTGGCGTTCTGGATCAATCTGTACAACGCATTGCTGATGCAT GCTTATCTTGCTTATGGTGTTCCACGAAGTGACATGAAACTGTTTTCACTAATGCAAAAG GCTGCATATACAATTGGAGGGAATTCATTCAGTGCAGCATTCATCGAATATGTTATTTTGAAGATGAAGCCGCCGAATCACAGACCACAGATG GCTCTGCTTCTTGCCCTTCAGAAGATAAAGTCACCTGAGGACCAGAGAAAGTTCTGCATTTCAACAGCGGAACCACTTCTGACATTTGCCCTCAGCTGTGGAATGTATTCTTCGCCTGCA GTGAAGATATACACAGCCAGCAACGTAAGGGAAGAGCTTCAGGACGCGCAGCGCGATTTCATCAGAGCATCGGTAGGAGTGAGCCGAAAGGGGAAGCTTCTGATCCCCAAAATGCTGCACTGTTTTGCGCGAGGATTCGTCGACGACAACAGCTTCCCTATCTGGATATCGCATTTCCTGCCTCAGCAGCAGGCTACATTCGTCGAGCACTGCGTGTCTCAGAGGCGGCAAAGCCTCCTGGGCACCCGGACTTTCGGCATCATCCCGTTCGACTCTCGGTTTCGATACCTCTTCCTGCCTGATATGGGATCATCGAACTGA
- the LOC123156887 gene encoding uncharacterized protein has translation MAGQAPAVVAFALAAAILSTPPPQSSDNFSNIPPTLSGDDKAQVRIKHPKSAKALQCTSKCVATCIRGGEGPLNVRRPLVVFKEGQFRSRLYCLTECSDICNLIKDGEDGP, from the exons ATGGCGGGGCAGGCGCCGGCTGTGGTGGCGTTCGCGTTGGCGGCCGCCATCCTCTCGACGCCGCCTCCGCAGTCGTCGGACAACTTCTCCAACATCCCGCCCACGCTCTCCG GGGACGACAAGGCGCAGGTGAGGATCAAGCACCCCAAGTCGGCCAAGGCGCTGCAGTGCACCTCCAAGTGCGTCGCCACCTGCATCCGCGGCGGCGAGGGGCCCCTCAATGTCCGGAGGCCCCTCGTCGTCTTCAAGGAGGGGCAGTTCCGCAGCCGCCTCTACTG CCTGACAGAGTGCTCGGACATCTGCAACCTCATCAAGGATGGCGAGGACGGGCCATGA
- the LOC123156886 gene encoding zinc finger CCCH domain-containing protein 46 codes for MNRRPELCRNYQRGSCKYGAQCRFVHANSNQQQQQQQQQQAKPNPFGFGAGSRQQPQQPFGAQSQQFQQQQQKPNPFGFGVQGGAAQQRNEPGPAKPFQNKWVRDPSAPPTKQAEAQPAPQAAHTSCTDPESCRQQISDDFKNEAPLWKLTCYAHLRSGPCDITGDISYEELRAKAYEEGKQGKPMQSIVEGERNLQNAKLTEFTNLLNKARATPSFPTASSFPEVKNNSTFGSSQTNGPPVFSSFNQLGAATNFGSGPRTAAPGVPTNTIFGQPTQSTPSFGAPTFGSTGMRFGVPVGSQTSKQSFGSYQGSSMSSNSNFQNSTSSGHHRDIDKQSVELLNGMTPRTSAMDQAPVEDSRNEKQDDSIWLKEKWEIGQIPLDEPPQRHVSHVF; via the exons ATGAACCGGCGGCCGGAGCTCTGCAGGAACTACCAGCGCGGCAG CTGCAAGTACGGGGCGCAGTGCAGGTTCGTGCACGCCAACTcaaaccaacagcagcagcagcagcagcagcagcaggcgaaGCCCAACCCCTTCGGGTTCGGTGCCGGGAGCAGGCAGCAGCCGCAGCAGCCGTTCGGTGCGCAGTCCCAACAGTTTCAGCAGCAACAGCAGAAGCCCAATCCGTTTGGGTTCGGCGTGCAAGGCGGCGCCGCCCAGCAGCGGAACGAGCCTGGCCCAGCCAAG CCTTTTCAAAATAAGTGGGTGAGGGATCCCTCGGCGCCGCCGACAAAGCAAGCAGAGGCGCAGCCAGCACCACAGGCGGCCCACAC ATCCTGTACAGACCCCGAGTCCTGCAGGCAACAGATATCTGATGATTTCAAGAATGAGGCTCCCCTGTGGAAGCTTACTTGTTATGCTCATCTCAGAAG TGGTCCTTGTGACATTACGGGGGATATTAGCTATGAGGAGCTGAGAGCTAAAGCATACGAAGAGGGCAAACAAGGGAAGCCTATGCAGTCAATA GTTGAAGGAGAAAGAAATCTGCAAAATGCAAAGTTGACGGAGTTCACTAATTTGCTGAACAAGGCACGTGCAACACCAAGCTTTCCTACTGCAAGCTCCTTCCCAGAAGTGAAAAATAACTCAACCTTTGGGAGTTCTCAAACTAATGGACCACCTGTGTTTAGTAGTTTCAATCAACTTGGAGCAGCAACAAATTTTGGATCTGGGCCAAG AACTGCCGCGCCAGGAGTTCCAACGAATACCATTTTTGGTCAGCCTACACAGTCTACTCCATCGTTTGGTGCCCCTACTTTTGGCAGTACTGGAATGAGATTTGGAGTTCCAG TTGGGAGCCAGACATCAAAGCAATCATTTGGGAGTTACCAAGGCTCGAGCATGTCCAGCAACAGCAATTTTCAGAACTCTACTTCGTCTGGCCATCACAGAGACATTGATAAGCAGTCAGTGGAGTTACTTAATGGGATGACACCTCGTACAAGTGCCATGGACCAGGCACCTGTTGA AGACAGTAGAAATGAAAAACAGGATGATAGCATTTGGCTGAAGGAAAAATGGGAAATTGGACAG ATACCGCTGGATGAGCCGCCACAGAGGCACGTTAGCCATGTATTCTAA